In the genome of Augochlora pura isolate Apur16 chromosome 8, APUR_v2.2.1, whole genome shotgun sequence, one region contains:
- the LOC144474468 gene encoding uncharacterized protein LOC144474468, whose product MYETHNPGFCYHCNGAIRECGPAPKENAVRDSYEFVRSIIFTGDEVDPRKVLCLHLFTAHTTRWNNNDGSTVRPVIPLVERARRKQFSGPWNNALTCYVVDTEDASAATAENVKLHEDPRKRILEELAARDFEEKCRQYMGKNDDLGKALSSTARNTKIAQQGLKKMPAITPHVYSLLGPSHELRIKQALAEGMCRRKLARSSLEASGGTDGCSYSFHLDEDDDALSRVTTNESNRNCVAKSTFSPSRRSTVGSTRLDHRFTMLKSKRSRPNECGPRSSDTNKNAINIKSSFRAVKDVSSKTSSIRSPSFRGLLGSRQSSSSILSMNPDASSKIRKCVYLNTSIRTWLEKPDKNRKIVPILVNYQIQALVQTVLDVLGRVNPEKSRLIVETARDTDEIKKMLLEDEMQSFAQSLVGQSLMTSPDSYVVSTAVVMDEIDVRFGGIPDKEIVALTLEMPSAPSLEALIADIRNSIFSEHAKGISSEEKLAKEDAVKSTVDAVQAVGLGACEACDADASPDRNSTKMFASAENRCGESAGGNEAGATEIEKDSGITGTEGKSEEYDIAYAKSGRSLTADSLTMTDEHRLSSGNVPAKRPANAKSWKAAQDPGHLDADHVILRRMTNTQRILVGQMCASLKSKRINNQGLINESVPLAALIAPVLSRDSIKILTRGTTYSQTCNLTRQREESEENVTVPDKITGLLLAKIRQDVAETETKRRLKRFLDSGTAREKRRDDQ is encoded by the exons ATGTACGAAACCCACAATCCGGGCTTCTGTTACCATTGCAACGGCGCCATAAGGGAATGCGGTCCGGCGCCGAAAGAGAACGCGGTCAGAGATTCGTACGAGTTCGTCCGCTCGATCATCTTCACCGGCGACGAGGTCGATCCACGGAAGGTTCTGTGCCTGCATCTGTTCACGGCGCACACCACCAGGTGGAACAACAACGACGGGTCCACCGTCAGACCCGTGATACCTTTGGTGGAAAGAG CGAGAAGAAAACAGTTTTCCGGGCCGTGGAACAACGCGTTGACATGCTACGTGGTGGACACCGAGGATGCTTCAGCGGCGACGGCGGAGAACGTGAAGCTGCACGAGGACCCGCGGAAGAGGATCTTGGAGGAGCTAGCCGCCCGTGACTTCGAGGAGAAGTGCAGACAGTACATGGGTAAGAACGACGACCTCGGGAAAGCGTTGTCGAGCACGGCCAGGAACACGAAGATCGCCCAGCAGGGGCTGAAGAAGATGCCGGCGATCACGCCGCACGTGTACTCGTTGCTCGGCCCGTCACACGAGCTGCGGATCAAGCAAGCCCTGGCCGAGGGCATGTGCCGCCGAAAGCTGGCTCGGTCGAGCTTGGAGGCGAGCGGAGGCACGGACGGTTGCAGCTACTCGTTTCACCtggacgaggacgacgacgccCTCAGCCGGGTGACCACCAACGAGTCGAACAGAAACTGCGTCGCCAAATCGACGTTCAGCCCGTCGAGACGGTCGACGGTCGGATCGACGAGGTTGGATCACAGGTTCACCATGCTGAAATCGAAGCGAAGCAGACCGAACGAGTGCGGGCCGAGGAGCAGCGACACGAACAAAAACGCGATCAATATCAAGTCGAGCTTTAGAGCGGTGAAAGACGTCTCCTCGAAGACGTCCAGCATCAGGTCCCCGTCGTTCCGCGGTCTTCTGGGCAGCCGACAGTCGAGCAGTTCCATTCTGTCGATGAATCCGGACGCGTCGAGCAAAATCAGAAAGTGCGTCTACTTGAACACGTCGATCAGAACGTGGTTGGAGAAGCCGGACAAGAATCGGAAGATAGTGCCGATCCTGGTGAACTATCAGATTCAAGCGCTGGTGCAGACGGTGCTGGACGTGCTGGGTCGCGTGAACCCCGAGAAATCGAGGCTGATCGTCGAAACGGCGCGGGACACCGACGAGATAAAGAAGATGCTGTTGGAGGACGAGATGCAGAGCTTCGCGCAGTCGTTGGTGGGTCAGTCGTTGATGACGTCGCCGGATAGCTACGTGGTCTCGACCGCCGTGGTGATGGACGAGATTGACGTTCGATTCGGTGGTATACCGGATAAGGAGATAGTCGCTTTGACGCTGGAGATGCCGTCGGCTCCGAGCCTGGAGGCTCTAATTGCGGACATACGAAATAGCATATTCAGCGAGCACGCCAAGGGAATCTCGTCCGAGGAAAAACTGGCGAAGGAGGACGCCGTAAAAAGCACGGTCGACGCGGTGCAGGCGGTCGG ACTGGGCGCGTGTGAAGCTTGCGATGCGGACGCGTCGCCCGATAGAAACTCGACGAAGATGTTCGCCAGCGCGGAAAACAGATGCGGAGAATCCGCCGGCGGGAACGAGGCCGGGGCGACGGAGATCGAAAAGGATTCTG GTATTACGGGAACGGAGGGAAAGTCCGAGGAATACGATATCGCGTACGCGAAGTCTGGACGAAGTCTGACGGCGGACTCGTTGACGATGACCGACGAGCATCGGTTATCTTCAGGAAACGTTCCCGCCAAACGTCCGGCGAATGCCAAA AGTTGGAAAGCTGCCCAGGATCCCGGCCATTTAGACGCGGATCATGTAATATTGCGAAGAATGACGAACACTCAGAGAATTTTAGTCGGACAGATGTGCGCCTCTCTTAAGAGCAAGAGAATTAATAATCAAG GCTTGATCAACGAAAGCGTGCCCCTGGCTGCGCTGATCGCCCCGGTCCTTTCCAGAGACAGTATCAAGATTTTGACACGTGGGACGACGTACTCGCAAACGTGCAATTTGACGAGACAGCGAGAAGAGTCCGAAGAAAACGTTACTGTGCCGGACAAGATAACGGGCCTTTTACTAGCTAAG ATACGTCAAGACGTGGCGGAAACGGAGACGAAAAGACGGCTGAAACGGTTCTTGGACAGCGGAACTGCTAGAGAAAAGCGTCGAGATGACCAATAA
- the Slim gene encoding scruin like at the midline: MYQFKPLVFKKHEVSSVECPKPRSGHRIVCDHKYLYSYGGFNPCISDSDPDMLNDRAWTSSKPLFKELWKFNLVSQQWSRLQGQDSMPNELASNAVILIRNNLIIYGGTSVPFGSSCSNSLYFGDLKSGEIFEFPSSGDLPDPQYGQAIIGHGPYLYTVGGTTGYEYTCDIHRYDFRCGVWEKVYICSGNDENEPAGRYRHELAYDGKLIYVLGGGTAIESFAFSEIPAFDLEMNKWIVLNTYGDNDSDGDTLVPEPRRCHGSVQYTDEKTGVISVVISGGYNQDHVFSDVWRLDLSLLQWTCLRKCILPRPLYFHSAALTPEGRMYIFGGIIKNNNEVARTDAVHSVWLKIPRLSEISWEALISYFPHLCRTSPHELLLIGIPIKFVERIDFP, from the exons ATGTATCAATTCAAACCGCTCGTGTTTAAAAAGCACGAGGTGAGCAGTGTCGAGTGTCCAAAGCCAAGAAGCGGGCACAGAATAGTTTGTGATCACAAGTACTTGTATTCTTACGGCGGTTTCAATCCGTGCATATCTGACAGCGATCCCGATATGCTAAATGATCGAGCATGGACGTCGAGTAAACCACTGTTCAAGGAATTATGGAAGTTCAACCTTGTTTCACAACAATGGAGTCGTCTGCAAGGTCAGGACAGTATGCCCAATGAACTGGCCTCCAAtgctgttattttaattaggaacaatttaataatttatggcgGAACCAGTGTACCTTTCGGTTCCAGCTGTAGCAATAGTCTTTATTTCGGCGATTTAAAAAGTGGTGAAATATTTGAGTTTCCCTCATCCGGGGATCTACCGGATCCTCAATACGGACAAGCTATAATTGGCCATGGACCTTATCTGTATACTGTCGGTGGTACCACAGGATACGAGTACACTTGTGACATTCATAGATACGATTTTAGGTGTGGTGTGTGGGAGAAGGTTTACATATGTTCTGGAAACGACGAGAACGAGCCTGCAGGTCGATACAGGCATGAACTAGCGTATGATGGTAAACTTATATATGTTCTGGGTGGAGGAACAGCCATAGAATCATTCGCTTTCTCA GAGATTCCAGCTTTCGACCTAGAGATGAACAAGTGGATAGTATTAAATACGTACGGTGATAACGACTCTGATGGAGATACTTTAGTACCAGAACCTAGACGTTGCCATGGCTCTGTACAATATACGGATGAGAAGACGGGAGTCATTTCGGTTGTAATATCTGGAGGATACAACCAAGATCATGTCTTCTCCGATGTTTGGAGATTAGATTTGAGTTTATTACAATGGACGTGTTTAAGGAAATGTATATTACCGCGTCctctatattttcattctgcTGCCCTAACTCCAGAAGGACGCATGTATATATTCGgcggtataataaaaaataacaatgag GTGGCAAGAACAGATGCTGTGCATTCTGTGTGGTTGAAAATCCCGAGGTTATCGGAGATATCGTGGGAGGCGTTAATTAGTTATTTTCCACATTTATGTCGTACATCGCCACACGAACTGCTTCTCATAGGTATACCAATAAAATTTGTGGAAAGAATTGATTTTCCTtaa